The following are from one region of the Trichoderma breve strain T069 chromosome 5, whole genome shotgun sequence genome:
- a CDS encoding major facilitator superfamily domain-containing protein has product MPTSATSDHQRFIYPTAPTALDDDDRSSVLTSDDEGDESSGISDPALRRRQIRSKQIVRFISLIAATIAALCAGSIVVFSLYAPKFLSRLHYTQFQVNGVAIGSSLALYLPISIMGYVCDRVGVAPLALLSAFLFGGGYGLAAGIYKKLDYEYNTLGKSHGAENGWSYPLMVLAFIMIGAGTCAMYISSVSTCAKNFGKGKYRGLALAMPITGFGLSGMWLSQFGSRFLYEKNPDGSKGDVDVFRFFVFLAVLLFVVGILSVFTLKVVDEQDLIEEAIEELEQSGLLDGSSLLARSESRRSNAGYGAIPATAADDDAEGDDDDDAKWKKNWVLNAETRRFLTDHTMWPFALAFLLMIGPGEAFINNLGTVIGTLTPPITEDLNNKTSAATHVSVFGVTSTIARLMIGTLTDILAPAPETQHIQVAPSRPSSPLKRFAISRVVFMLIFAILLAIGLLFLASGAAQNHADRFWIVSGLVGAGYGAIFSLTPLIVTIIWGVENFATNFGIIAMLPAFGSTFWGLVYSAVYEAGARRTTTPSLFGEDNGDGGNDGSDDSVCYGKHCYAATFWAEGLCVIAACFMLLWAWKGKGGWSQRGIVI; this is encoded by the coding sequence ATGCCGACCTCGGCTACCTCCGATCACCAGCGCTTCATCTATCCGACTGCTCCTACGgcccttgatgatgacgaccgCTCTTCCGTCCTTACcagcgatgacgagggcGATGAATCGTCGGGCATTTCCGACCCTGCGCTCCGGCGCCGCCAGATAAGATCGAAGCAGATTGTTCGCTTCATCTCTCTTATCGCAGCCACCATTGCGGCCCTGTGCGCAGGCTCCATTGTCGTCTTCTCGCTGTACGCGCCAAAGTTCCTCTCGCGATTGCACTACACGCAGTTTCAGGTCAATGGCGTCGCCATCGGTAGCTCCCTGGCCCTGTAtctgcccatctccatcatgggCTACGTCTGCGACCGAGTCGGCGTTGCGCCGCTGGCCCTGCTGTCGGCATTCCTGTTTGGAGGCGGATACGGGCTTGCCGCTGGCATCTACAAGAAGCTGGACTACGAGTACAACACGCTGGGCAAGTCTCACGGCGCCGAGAATGGCTGGTCATATCCGCTCATGGTGCtcgccttcatcatgattGGCGCCGGCACGTGCGCCATGTACATCAGCTCCGTGTCGACGTGTGCCAAGAACTTTGGAAAGGGAAAATACCGAGGACTGGCGCTGGCCATGCCCATTACCGGCTTCGGCCTGAGCGGCATGTGGTTGAGCCAGTTTGGCAGCCGATTCCTGTACGAGAAGAACCCTGATGGGTCCAAGGGCGATGTCGACGTGTTTcgcttcttcgtcttcctaGCGGTGTTGCTATTTGTCGTTGGAATCCTCAGCGTGTTTACTCTCAAGGTTGTCGACGAGCAGGACCTCATTGAGGAGGCCATcgaagagctggagcagAGCGGCCTTCTCGATGGAAGCTCTCTCCTCGCGCGATCGGAAAGCCGACGGTCCAACGCTGGCTATGGTGCAATTCCTGCAACCgctgcagatgatgatgcagagggcgacgatgatgacgatgcgaaatggaagaagaactGGGTTCTCAATGCCGAGACACGCCGCTTCTTGACTGACCACACCATGTGGCCATTCGCCTTGGCTTTCCTCCTCATGATTGGACCTGGTGAGGCCTTTATCAACAACCTGGGCACCGTCATTGGCACTCTCACGCCTCCCATCACCGAAGACCTCAACAACAAGACTTCCGCGGCTACTCACGTCTCCGTCTTTGGCGTCACTAGCACCATTGCTCGCCTTATGATTGGAACTCTGACCGATATCCTGGCTCCGGCACCCGAGACGCAACACATTCAAGTCGCTCCTTCGCGCCCTTCATCCCCGCTCAAGCGCTTTGCCATTTCTCGTGTTGTCTTTATGCTCATCTTTGCAATTCTTCTCGCCATTGGCCTTTTGTTCCTTGCCAGTGGCGCTGCCCAGAACCATGCAGACAGATTCTGGATTGTCTCGGGCCTTGTCGGTGCCGGATATGGTGCCATCTTTAGTTTGACACCACTCATCGTGACCATTATCTGGGGCGTTGAAAACTTTGCTACGAATTTCGGCATCATTGCTATGTTACCTGCTTTCGGATCTACTTTCTGGGGTCTTGTTTACTCGGCAGTCTACGAAGCTGGGGCTCGTCGCACGACGACTCCGTCACTCTTTGGCGAGGACAATGGCGACGGCGGTAATGATGGGTCGGACGATTCTGTTTGCTACGGAAAGCATTGTTACGCAGCTACTTTCTGGGCGGAGGGGCTTTGTGTGATTGCGGCGTGCTTTATGCTCTTGTGGGCGTGGAAGGGCAAGGGAGGCTGGAGCCAGCGCGGTATTGTGATATAG